Proteins from one Pseudomonas bijieensis genomic window:
- a CDS encoding phosphohydrolase produces MTQILTATGKRFDLYEPDADLIDPRDISHSLSNLCRFNGHTREFYSVAQHCCIVADLVPEEDKLAALLHDSTEAFVGDMVRPLKEWMHAFQDVEHWIWERICTRFNLDLTLPASVHHADLVALATERRDLMPPDPATWDCLFGIEPAPERIRPWSPTEARLTYHQRLMDQLAIEHRRKAA; encoded by the coding sequence ATGACTCAGATTCTTACCGCAACCGGCAAACGCTTTGACCTGTATGAGCCGGATGCCGACCTAATCGACCCACGCGATATCTCCCACTCGCTGTCAAACTTGTGCCGCTTCAATGGCCACACCCGAGAGTTCTACAGTGTGGCCCAGCACTGCTGCATAGTCGCAGATCTGGTGCCTGAAGAGGACAAGTTGGCGGCACTTCTACACGACAGCACCGAAGCCTTTGTCGGCGACATGGTCCGACCGCTGAAGGAATGGATGCACGCCTTCCAAGACGTCGAGCACTGGATCTGGGAGCGCATCTGCACCCGCTTCAACCTCGATCTCACACTACCAGCATCCGTCCACCATGCAGACCTTGTTGCCCTGGCCACCGAACGCCGCGACCTGATGCCGCCCGACCCGGCCACCTGGGATTGCCTTTTCGGTATCGAACCCGCGCCCGAACGCATTCGGCCGTGGTCACCCACCGAAGCCCGGCTCACCTACCACCAGCGCCTGATGGACCAACTCGCTATCGAACACCGGAGGAAAGCGGCATGA
- a CDS encoding TraR/DksA family transcriptional regulator: protein MADIADFANDLVQERIDQALAARSAFKPALPGHSLLFCESCDDPIPEARRLAQQGCTQCVNCQSIDEMREARHAR from the coding sequence GTGGCTGACATTGCTGATTTCGCCAATGATCTGGTGCAGGAGCGCATCGATCAGGCGCTTGCTGCTCGCAGTGCGTTCAAGCCGGCATTGCCTGGGCATTCGTTGTTGTTCTGTGAAAGCTGCGACGATCCGATCCCCGAGGCACGGCGACTGGCCCAGCAGGGCTGTACGCAGTGTGTGAACTGTCAGTCCATCGACGAGATGCGGGAGGCTCGTCATGCTCGATGA
- a CDS encoding pyocin activator PrtN family protein gives MNTLFLLMAQYEGQAVIPLGRVCEDYMHLTVEKFKRKQLDGEIDIPVIRMGANSQKAALGIHLKDLADYIDRQREKAKIEQNKFMGRAA, from the coding sequence ATGAACACCCTCTTCTTACTGATGGCACAATATGAAGGGCAAGCAGTCATTCCGCTCGGCCGAGTATGCGAAGACTATATGCATTTGACCGTGGAAAAATTCAAACGCAAACAATTGGATGGGGAAATTGATATTCCAGTAATCCGCATGGGCGCTAATAGCCAGAAGGCAGCCCTCGGCATCCATTTGAAAGACTTAGCCGATTACATTGATAGGCAGCGTGAAAAAGCAAAAATTGAGCAAAACAAGTTTATGGGCAGAGCAGCATAA
- a CDS encoding terminase small subunit, translating to MGMRVSKADLSEIVGRDERTLTRWQNDGMPVIEFGLGRGNENQYDTEAVIQWLMQQAALNGKKESSRDRLDRVRANREELALAKDLGEVVIASDLVGRFEAMITAAKVELLNSFPDELAEQLSARYGVEVDERLIADPIETILRRLSDYDKDDAQSDGDSDEPDDPEGLEENGD from the coding sequence ATGGGAATGAGAGTCAGCAAAGCCGACTTGAGCGAGATTGTCGGGCGCGATGAACGCACGCTGACCCGGTGGCAGAACGACGGCATGCCGGTAATCGAGTTCGGCCTGGGGCGGGGCAACGAAAACCAGTACGACACCGAAGCGGTGATCCAGTGGCTGATGCAACAGGCCGCGCTCAACGGCAAAAAAGAATCCTCTCGTGACCGGCTCGACCGGGTCAGGGCCAATCGTGAAGAGCTGGCGCTGGCCAAGGATTTGGGCGAGGTCGTTATCGCTTCCGACCTGGTCGGACGCTTTGAGGCAATGATCACCGCCGCCAAAGTCGAGCTGCTCAATTCCTTTCCGGATGAGCTGGCCGAACAACTGTCGGCGCGCTACGGCGTTGAAGTTGACGAGCGCCTGATCGCCGATCCCATCGAAACCATCCTGAGGAGGCTGTCAGACTATGACAAGGATGATGCCCAGTCAGATGGAGATTCTGACGAACCGGACGATCCGGAGGGCCTTGAAGAAAACGGCGATTAA
- a CDS encoding phage antirepressor KilAC domain-containing protein encodes MERNLEKTAKHFGLTRPALIKLMREKGLLTDRNLPAFPVRDREYLRVKDSNWYHDTLGMQYSQSTRVRQAGIPWLAEQLGLDLPAIPADNRDVA; translated from the coding sequence ATGGAGCGCAACCTCGAAAAGACCGCCAAGCACTTCGGCCTGACCAGACCAGCCCTGATCAAGCTCATGCGTGAGAAGGGCCTGCTTACTGACCGCAACCTGCCGGCGTTTCCCGTTCGTGACCGTGAGTACCTGCGGGTGAAGGACAGCAACTGGTACCACGACACGCTGGGCATGCAGTACAGCCAATCGACACGCGTTCGGCAGGCCGGCATCCCGTGGCTAGCAGAGCAACTGGGCCTCGACCTTCCTGCCATCCCGGCAGACAACCGTGACGTGGCCTAG
- a CDS encoding LexA family protein — MVDKNEQRVAFSSRLHQALDEAGVRTRGRGVDVHKHLKSMGVSKTTQAISKWLNGEALAEADSMAALCSWLGVRREWLEYGVPPKGAVGENNIYRLTLDDESNVSEVSLRFGKVPLISWVRAGSWCEAISNLENYDADSWISCPVPISANGYALKVKGDSMTNPGPGRSYPAGCIIFVDPEAEAKTGDRVIARLSRTNEATFKVLVEDAGRQFLRPINPQYPIIEISEETHICGKIVGSFIPE, encoded by the coding sequence ATGGTTGATAAGAATGAACAACGCGTGGCATTCAGTTCACGCTTACATCAAGCTTTAGATGAAGCTGGCGTCCGCACCCGGGGACGAGGGGTGGACGTTCACAAGCATCTAAAATCGATGGGGGTGAGCAAGACAACTCAAGCCATCAGCAAATGGCTAAATGGTGAGGCGTTGGCCGAAGCTGACAGCATGGCGGCTCTGTGCTCATGGCTCGGAGTGCGCCGTGAGTGGCTTGAGTACGGCGTACCACCAAAAGGCGCTGTCGGAGAAAATAATATCTATCGTCTGACTCTCGACGACGAAAGCAACGTTAGCGAGGTGTCGTTACGATTCGGAAAAGTTCCTTTGATATCTTGGGTACGCGCAGGGTCTTGGTGCGAAGCGATATCGAACCTTGAGAATTATGATGCCGACTCATGGATTTCTTGCCCTGTCCCTATTAGCGCAAATGGCTACGCACTGAAGGTAAAAGGTGACTCTATGACCAATCCAGGTCCAGGGCGCTCATATCCCGCTGGGTGTATTATTTTTGTTGATCCAGAGGCAGAAGCAAAAACTGGCGATCGGGTCATAGCAAGATTGTCTCGCACTAACGAAGCCACCTTCAAAGTCTTGGTTGAGGATGCAGGGCGTCAATTTTTAAGGCCAATCAATCCTCAGTACCCAATAATTGAGATCAGCGAAGAAACACATATTTGTGGCAAAATTGTAGGCTCCTTCATTCCGGAGTAA
- a CDS encoding VapE domain-containing protein: MLDDVLNQFADFGLDPAQPLIYGKLTRCKTALDKGKEKNGWYVLHEHHTEKGETLIFGAFGDWRTGETHKIKVKPGRMTPEEREVMRARQEEAKRKAAEKAANAARRAANRAAGLFKRMPEKGRSAYLDRKQIVGLGVRYAPRSGAVLVPMQNARDQIVGLQVIFPEKQEDTGRDKSYWPYGMAKEGAFLLIGPHPEPGEPILECEGYATGISLHMATSLTVAVAFDAGNLLAVAKIMRERFPGRPIILCRDDDWKTKRPNGEPWNPGEEKANNAATVVGGQVVGPIFSGEREDKWTDFNDLHCAEGLEAVRRQVLAVVKPPAAGGWKDWLARTENGMLIAHMQNVELILSNDQRWSGVIGFSAFSSKIVKLRAAPYGGGVGDWADIDDMLVMKWLAQQYNLRVKASSVIEAVSVVAHDNAFHPVRNYLNGLEWDRVPRLDTWLTDIMGVAPSDYSSKVGKRWMVSAVGRVMQPGCKADSVMILEGAQGAGKSTAMSVLGGDWFMDTPFALGDKDGFQAIRGKWIVELGELDSFNKAESTKAKQFFSASTDTYRESYGRRTMDVPRQCVFVGTTNQDEYLKDATGNRRYWPVACTKVELDKLREIRDQLWAEAMFCYQSGDIWWVNREEAPLFAEAQEERFVVDEWEGPILAWLEESQIGETATGTDILQGALKLDFGHWGKPEQMRVGAIMHRLGWRKVRQPALRKSGIRPWAYKKPENWGGASNLEQQPVEEPCFDD, from the coding sequence ATGCTCGATGACGTGCTGAATCAATTTGCGGACTTTGGTCTGGATCCCGCGCAGCCGCTGATTTACGGCAAGCTGACTCGATGCAAGACCGCCCTGGATAAGGGCAAAGAGAAAAACGGCTGGTACGTTCTACACGAGCACCACACCGAGAAGGGCGAAACCCTGATCTTCGGTGCGTTCGGCGATTGGCGTACAGGGGAAACGCACAAGATCAAGGTAAAGCCCGGCCGGATGACTCCTGAAGAGCGTGAAGTCATGCGCGCTCGTCAGGAGGAAGCCAAGCGCAAGGCTGCTGAGAAGGCTGCCAACGCTGCCCGTCGAGCGGCTAACCGTGCTGCTGGGTTGTTCAAGCGGATGCCCGAGAAAGGTCGTAGCGCCTATCTGGATCGAAAGCAGATCGTAGGCCTGGGCGTTCGTTATGCTCCGCGCTCCGGCGCGGTTTTGGTGCCCATGCAAAACGCTCGGGACCAGATCGTTGGGTTACAAGTGATATTCCCCGAGAAGCAAGAGGACACCGGCCGCGACAAGTCTTACTGGCCCTACGGTATGGCGAAGGAGGGGGCTTTTCTTTTGATCGGTCCGCACCCGGAGCCGGGCGAGCCGATTCTTGAATGCGAGGGGTATGCCACCGGCATAAGCCTGCATATGGCGACCTCGCTCACGGTCGCGGTGGCCTTTGATGCGGGGAATTTGCTGGCTGTTGCCAAGATCATGCGTGAGCGTTTCCCGGGGCGCCCGATCATCCTCTGTCGTGACGATGACTGGAAAACCAAACGCCCGAATGGCGAGCCCTGGAACCCTGGTGAAGAGAAGGCCAACAACGCGGCTACGGTTGTGGGTGGCCAGGTAGTCGGCCCGATCTTTTCGGGTGAGCGGGAGGACAAGTGGACCGACTTCAACGACCTGCACTGTGCGGAAGGTTTGGAGGCGGTGCGTCGTCAGGTGCTGGCGGTGGTCAAGCCTCCTGCAGCGGGTGGCTGGAAAGACTGGTTGGCCCGGACCGAAAACGGCATGTTGATTGCGCACATGCAAAACGTCGAGCTGATCCTGAGCAACGATCAGCGCTGGTCCGGTGTGATTGGCTTCAGTGCCTTCAGCTCCAAGATCGTCAAGCTGCGTGCTGCCCCGTATGGCGGCGGCGTCGGCGATTGGGCTGACATTGACGACATGCTGGTGATGAAGTGGCTTGCTCAGCAGTACAACTTGCGGGTCAAGGCCAGCAGCGTGATCGAAGCAGTTAGCGTGGTTGCTCATGACAACGCATTTCATCCGGTACGCAATTACCTCAATGGCCTGGAGTGGGACCGAGTGCCACGGCTCGATACCTGGTTGACGGACATCATGGGGGTTGCCCCTTCGGACTACAGCTCAAAGGTCGGTAAGCGCTGGATGGTGTCGGCGGTCGGCCGGGTGATGCAGCCGGGCTGCAAGGCTGACTCGGTGATGATCCTTGAGGGCGCGCAGGGCGCTGGTAAATCCACCGCCATGTCGGTGTTGGGTGGTGACTGGTTTATGGATACTCCCTTTGCCCTCGGCGACAAGGATGGGTTCCAGGCCATTCGAGGCAAGTGGATCGTTGAGCTGGGGGAGCTGGACAGCTTCAACAAGGCCGAGTCCACCAAGGCGAAGCAGTTCTTTTCCGCCTCGACTGACACCTACCGCGAGAGCTATGGCCGCAGAACGATGGACGTGCCACGCCAGTGTGTTTTCGTGGGTACGACGAACCAGGACGAATACCTGAAGGACGCCACCGGCAACCGGCGTTATTGGCCGGTGGCTTGTACCAAGGTGGAGCTGGATAAGTTGCGTGAGATCCGCGACCAGCTGTGGGCCGAGGCGATGTTTTGCTATCAGTCCGGCGATATCTGGTGGGTCAATCGGGAGGAGGCTCCGTTGTTCGCCGAGGCCCAGGAAGAGCGCTTTGTGGTGGATGAGTGGGAAGGCCCGATCCTGGCTTGGCTCGAAGAGTCTCAAATTGGCGAGACCGCGACCGGTACCGACATTCTGCAGGGTGCTTTGAAGCTGGACTTCGGTCACTGGGGTAAACCGGAACAGATGCGGGTCGGGGCGATCATGCACCGGTTGGGTTGGCGCAAAGTCCGGCAACCGGCTCTGCGTAAGAGCGGTATCAGACCTTGGGCTTACAAGAAGCCAGAAAACTGGGGCGGGGCATCGAACCTGGAGCAGCAGCCGGTTGAGGAGCCTTGTTTCGATGATTAA
- a CDS encoding phage regulatory CII family protein, giving the protein MSRIALSCVERAQREVLPLDLALYHAARDYPGGAAAIAATTGRNPTTLQHKLSPTHPSHSVNIQEFGEILELTKDRRILDAVHALVGDTIWHELSEVYTTDMPETLTVGLAEYFRQVADLADTWAKSIGDGVVSDHELAAIRLQVFRGIQGLLGLFNRATYVNHTTRGDGRG; this is encoded by the coding sequence ATGAGCCGAATCGCTCTGAGTTGCGTCGAACGAGCACAGCGGGAAGTCCTGCCGCTCGATCTGGCGCTTTACCATGCCGCACGGGACTACCCAGGCGGCGCCGCTGCAATCGCCGCCACCACCGGCCGAAACCCCACCACGCTGCAGCACAAGCTGTCCCCCACGCACCCTAGTCACTCGGTGAACATTCAAGAGTTTGGCGAGATCCTCGAGCTGACCAAAGACAGGCGCATTTTAGATGCGGTGCATGCCTTGGTCGGCGATACGATCTGGCATGAGCTGTCTGAGGTGTACACCACTGACATGCCGGAAACCCTGACCGTCGGCCTCGCTGAGTACTTTCGGCAGGTGGCAGATCTGGCCGACACCTGGGCCAAGAGCATTGGTGATGGGGTGGTCAGCGATCATGAGTTGGCCGCGATCCGCCTGCAGGTGTTTCGAGGTATCCAGGGGCTGCTGGGATTGTTCAACCGCGCCACGTACGTCAACCACACAACGCGGGGTGACGGCCGTGGCTGA
- a CDS encoding pyocin activator PrtN family protein — translation MTSQPQNPLRLMPAPETATVELLYRTFGDVLIPLEKLRVQYFRNLNEQSFAAEITSGRIQLPVTTLDSSRKAPKYAHIRHVAALIDIQAYKADEVHAKAQADATEEAQP, via the coding sequence ATGACTAGCCAGCCTCAAAACCCGCTGCGCCTGATGCCAGCACCGGAGACGGCCACCGTCGAGCTGCTGTATCGCACCTTCGGCGACGTGCTTATCCCCCTCGAAAAGCTGCGCGTGCAGTACTTCCGCAACCTCAACGAGCAGTCATTTGCAGCTGAAATCACCAGCGGCCGCATTCAACTGCCCGTGACCACTCTGGACAGCAGCCGCAAGGCACCGAAGTACGCGCACATCCGCCACGTCGCGGCACTGATCGACATCCAGGCTTACAAGGCCGACGAAGTCCACGCGAAGGCCCAGGCCGACGCAACCGAAGAAGCCCAACCGTAA
- a CDS encoding phage holin family protein, translated as MTNEQQALAEMPIWLVILLALVGGVSGEMWRADKDGARGWVLLRRLALRSGGCVVCGVSAMMLMIAAGMSLWTAGALGSLTAMAGADVAIGLYERWVAKRLGVTEASSNAGQG; from the coding sequence ATGACGAACGAGCAGCAAGCACTGGCAGAGATGCCGATCTGGTTAGTAATTCTCCTGGCCTTGGTTGGCGGCGTATCAGGGGAGATGTGGCGGGCCGACAAGGATGGGGCGCGAGGCTGGGTGTTGTTGAGGCGCCTGGCACTGCGGTCCGGTGGCTGCGTTGTTTGCGGGGTGTCGGCGATGATGTTGATGATCGCCGCCGGTATGTCGCTCTGGACAGCAGGCGCCTTGGGAAGCCTGACGGCGATGGCCGGTGCTGATGTTGCGATTGGCCTGTACGAACGCTGGGTAGCGAAACGATTGGGTGTCACCGAGGCATCAAGCAACGCGGGGCAGGGGTAG
- a CDS encoding DNA cytosine methyltransferase yields the protein MTAFSKTPISTAVITQFGLDLTGKIRVDLFAGGGGATMGQEMATGKAVDIAINHNPKAISMHKRNHPGAEHYISDVYEVCPRKATRGRPVAHLHASPECTHHSLAAGGQPRSSASRSLSWVTVKWAGQVKPDLITMENVWQILQWGPLIAKRCKTTGRVIRRDGSVAAPGERVPVQDQYLVPDPKRKGKTWRRFLQILKNMGYDILHGKLKACDFGAATTRERLYMVARCDGKPLYWPEPTHFKAPAKGQKAWRNAASCIDWSIPCPSIFLTKEEGRAAGVRRPLAGKTMERVRKGALRYVVDHADPFIVSVNHSGNDTARCQSVQEPTKTITGAHGFALVTPQVAPFLTEHANATSQRTMPADAPLGTICAQVKGGHFALAVAYIAQHNGGFNETLGRHPDQPLTAITTTGSQQQLVTANLLTLRRNCVGSAMDEPISTICAGAEHHALLEYTLAPDEEEGALRVAAFLMGYYGTDNIYDLRDPAATITTRDRLALVTVVIKGTPYVIVDIGMRMLTPRELYRAQGFPDNYVIDHGHDGLKFSKKDQVLMVGNSVSPWPMMALIEANMSENISEVMEAA from the coding sequence ATGACCGCCTTTTCCAAAACCCCAATAAGCACTGCCGTCATCACCCAATTTGGCCTCGACCTTACGGGCAAGATCCGCGTCGATCTGTTTGCCGGTGGTGGCGGCGCAACCATGGGCCAGGAAATGGCCACGGGTAAAGCCGTCGATATCGCGATCAACCACAATCCCAAAGCCATCAGCATGCACAAGCGCAACCACCCAGGCGCAGAGCATTACATCTCGGACGTCTATGAGGTGTGCCCCCGAAAGGCGACACGAGGCCGCCCCGTCGCACACCTACACGCAAGCCCCGAATGTACCCATCACAGCCTTGCCGCCGGAGGTCAACCACGCAGCAGTGCCAGCCGCTCCCTGTCGTGGGTCACCGTCAAGTGGGCCGGACAGGTCAAACCCGACCTCATCACTATGGAAAACGTCTGGCAGATCCTGCAATGGGGCCCCTTGATTGCTAAGCGATGCAAAACCACCGGCCGGGTGATTCGCCGCGATGGGAGCGTGGCCGCACCAGGCGAGCGCGTTCCAGTTCAGGATCAATACCTGGTGCCTGATCCAAAACGTAAGGGCAAGACCTGGCGCCGCTTCCTCCAGATCCTTAAGAACATGGGTTATGACATTCTGCATGGAAAGCTCAAAGCCTGTGATTTTGGCGCCGCTACCACACGTGAACGCCTGTACATGGTCGCTCGATGCGATGGCAAGCCACTGTATTGGCCGGAGCCGACCCACTTCAAGGCCCCCGCAAAAGGCCAAAAAGCTTGGCGTAACGCAGCCAGTTGCATCGACTGGTCAATCCCCTGCCCGAGCATCTTCCTGACGAAAGAAGAAGGTCGTGCTGCTGGTGTACGCCGGCCATTGGCAGGCAAGACCATGGAGCGTGTGCGTAAAGGTGCCCTTCGCTATGTGGTCGATCATGCCGACCCGTTTATCGTAAGCGTCAACCATTCAGGTAACGACACAGCTCGATGCCAGTCGGTGCAAGAGCCAACCAAGACCATCACTGGCGCACATGGCTTCGCCCTGGTGACGCCACAAGTCGCGCCTTTCCTCACAGAGCACGCCAATGCAACATCCCAGCGAACCATGCCGGCTGACGCACCGCTGGGGACCATCTGCGCACAGGTCAAGGGCGGACACTTCGCACTCGCCGTGGCCTACATCGCACAACACAACGGTGGCTTCAACGAAACGCTGGGGCGGCACCCAGACCAGCCTCTGACAGCGATAACCACGACGGGCAGCCAACAGCAGTTGGTGACCGCCAATCTGCTGACCCTGCGCAGGAACTGTGTGGGTAGCGCGATGGATGAGCCGATCTCAACCATCTGTGCCGGCGCAGAACATCACGCGCTGCTCGAGTACACACTCGCACCGGACGAGGAGGAAGGCGCACTGCGCGTTGCCGCTTTCCTGATGGGGTACTACGGCACCGACAACATCTACGACCTGCGCGATCCGGCCGCCACGATCACCACACGGGATCGGCTGGCCCTGGTTACCGTGGTGATCAAGGGCACGCCATACGTTATCGTCGACATTGGCATGCGCATGCTGACGCCACGGGAGCTTTACCGAGCCCAGGGCTTTCCAGACAACTACGTGATTGACCACGGCCACGACGGCCTGAAGTTCAGCAAGAAAGACCAAGTATTGATGGTGGGCAATTCTGTTTCTCCATGGCCGATGATGGCTTTGATTGAAGCAAATATGAGCGAAAACATAAGCGAAGTTATGGAGGCTGCATGA
- a CDS encoding phage terminase large subunit family protein gives MKKTAINALRGACRKWAPPPRMSIIEWAEKYRWLAPEEAARPGKYRFNVTPHLIWPGGPLEALDDPAVTEIVGRKSAQVAWTSGVLGNALGKWIDIDPSPILVLFPKAEAAKQYVGEKLEPMIEATPRLRKKVDLRSRKLQQRQDFKRFPGGFLKMVGSNSPASVKSTPVPRVAIEEPDDCNLNLRGQGDSIKLAKERLKTFRRSKIIIGGTPTIKGLSAIDAELELSDKRIGLVTCHECGQEHALSFDNLHCDEDPEYHHEVYGKKRPERAFYSCPHCGAIWDDNQKNANLKHGRWQATAEFRGIAGYILNELYATFWGSRFQALMEKKLQAEHAAAQGNIGPMIAFVNSSKGESYEYQSDAPKTDELEKRAEPYAELTAPRGVLLVTVGVDVQGDRLALVITGWGRGEESWRLYWGELHGNPIDPHDSVWQELDRVIAQPIPTEGGAHLAVSAVSIDSSDGNTSDAVYSYVRDRQRFNIMAIKGASIDSRDKEIFTKPPQSVDTSQDNTKAAKYGLRVHIVGTHKAKTLIDGRLRLKGVGPGRMHWYSEIRSDYYEQLTNEVLAPHARNPSKMVWQKKAGRRNEALDCEVYALHAARSLKTHLLRDHEWDQLEQQLMQPTLFNTEQPVAPVPRRVVARGRGTRSRAGY, from the coding sequence TTGAAGAAAACGGCGATTAACGCGCTGCGCGGCGCCTGCCGCAAGTGGGCACCGCCACCGCGTATGAGCATCATCGAGTGGGCCGAAAAATACCGCTGGCTGGCGCCAGAAGAGGCAGCCCGCCCCGGCAAGTACCGCTTTAACGTCACGCCCCACCTTATCTGGCCCGGCGGCCCGTTGGAGGCGCTGGACGATCCAGCGGTCACCGAGATCGTAGGCCGCAAGTCGGCGCAAGTTGCCTGGACCTCGGGCGTTCTTGGCAACGCCCTGGGCAAGTGGATCGACATTGATCCGTCGCCGATCCTGGTGCTGTTTCCCAAGGCCGAAGCCGCTAAGCAGTACGTGGGTGAGAAGCTCGAACCGATGATTGAGGCGACGCCACGGCTTCGCAAGAAGGTCGATCTACGCAGCCGCAAGCTGCAGCAGCGTCAGGACTTTAAGCGCTTCCCCGGCGGCTTCCTCAAGATGGTGGGCTCGAACAGCCCGGCCAGTGTGAAATCTACACCGGTACCGCGTGTAGCCATCGAGGAGCCCGACGACTGTAACCTCAACCTGCGCGGGCAGGGCGACAGCATCAAGCTGGCCAAGGAACGTCTGAAAACCTTTCGCCGTTCCAAGATCATTATCGGCGGCACCCCAACGATCAAAGGTCTGTCGGCCATTGATGCGGAGCTGGAACTGTCGGACAAGCGCATCGGCTTGGTGACGTGCCATGAATGCGGCCAGGAACATGCGCTGAGCTTCGACAACCTTCACTGCGATGAGGACCCGGAGTATCACCACGAGGTCTACGGCAAAAAGCGGCCGGAGAGGGCGTTCTACTCATGTCCACATTGCGGCGCGATTTGGGACGACAATCAAAAGAACGCCAACCTCAAGCATGGACGCTGGCAGGCAACGGCTGAGTTTCGCGGCATTGCCGGTTACATCCTCAACGAGCTGTACGCCACCTTTTGGGGCTCGCGTTTCCAGGCGTTGATGGAGAAAAAGCTCCAGGCCGAACATGCTGCGGCTCAAGGCAACATCGGTCCGATGATTGCCTTTGTGAACAGCTCCAAGGGCGAAAGCTACGAGTATCAGAGCGACGCCCCGAAAACTGATGAGCTGGAGAAACGGGCCGAGCCTTACGCCGAGCTGACAGCGCCAAGGGGCGTGTTGTTGGTCACCGTGGGTGTGGACGTGCAAGGTGATCGTCTGGCGTTGGTCATCACCGGATGGGGGCGCGGCGAAGAGTCCTGGCGACTCTATTGGGGTGAGTTACACGGCAACCCAATCGATCCTCATGACAGCGTCTGGCAGGAGTTGGATCGGGTTATCGCTCAGCCAATCCCCACCGAGGGAGGCGCGCACCTCGCTGTGTCGGCAGTCAGCATCGACAGCTCGGACGGTAATACCAGCGATGCCGTTTACAGCTATGTCCGTGATCGGCAGCGCTTCAACATCATGGCGATCAAGGGCGCGTCGATTGACAGCCGCGATAAGGAAATCTTCACCAAGCCTCCGCAGTCTGTGGACACCTCGCAGGACAACACCAAAGCGGCGAAATATGGCCTGCGGGTGCACATCGTCGGCACGCACAAGGCCAAGACGCTGATCGATGGCCGTCTTCGCTTGAAGGGTGTCGGGCCGGGGCGCATGCACTGGTACAGCGAGATCCGTTCGGATTACTACGAACAGCTCACCAACGAAGTGCTAGCGCCGCATGCGCGTAACCCCAGCAAGATGGTCTGGCAGAAAAAAGCCGGGCGCCGCAACGAAGCCCTGGACTGTGAGGTGTATGCCTTGCACGCCGCACGCAGCCTGA